From Candidatus Woesearchaeota archaeon, a single genomic window includes:
- a CDS encoding cell division protein SepF, translated as MTNFFSMRRFKKKNYDDDDMLDSEDEYVELDTSVGSRSGSSKVIVRPFVLDDFADIKSILECLREGNTICLVNISPLREKDMIELKRAVNKLKKTVEAIDGEIAGFGEDYVVVVPSFAEIHKSASPAQFED; from the coding sequence ATGACGAATTTTTTTTCGATGAGGAGATTTAAAAAGAAGAATTATGATGATGACGACATGTTAGATTCTGAGGATGAATATGTTGAGCTTGATACTAGTGTTGGTTCAAGGAGTGGTTCTTCTAAGGTTATTGTGAGGCCGTTCGTACTTGATGATTTTGCTGACATTAAGTCTATTCTTGAGTGTTTACGTGAAGGAAATACTATTTGTTTAGTTAATATTAGTCCTTTGCGTGAGAAGGATATGATTGAGCTTAAACGCGCCGTTAACAAGTTAAAGAAAACAGTTGAAGCTATTGATGGTGAAATTGCTGGTTTCGGCGAGGATTACGTAGTCGTCGTACCTAGTTTCGCTGAGATTCATAAATCAGCCAGCCCCGCTCAGTTTGAAGATTAA
- a CDS encoding ZPR1 zinc finger domain-containing protein, which translates to MNDDFNIDVLEGEQCPFCKKNTLTLREAEREIPFFGRVVVFSMDCENEECGYHKADVEALDNKPAVKCSLVVSSKDDLKVRVIKSSFATIVIPRIGSIEPGEASNGYVTNVEGIINRIKRQVEFLRDNAEDDSERKKAKNMVKKLTKVLMGQEEITINLNDPSGNSAIISDKTVKK; encoded by the coding sequence ATGAATGACGATTTTAATATTGATGTTTTAGAAGGAGAGCAGTGTCCTTTTTGTAAGAAGAATACTTTGACTCTTAGAGAAGCTGAACGAGAGATTCCTTTTTTTGGTCGAGTAGTTGTTTTTTCTATGGATTGTGAGAATGAAGAATGTGGTTATCATAAAGCTGACGTTGAAGCATTAGATAATAAGCCCGCTGTTAAGTGTTCTTTAGTCGTTTCTTCTAAGGATGATTTGAAAGTGCGTGTTATTAAGTCTTCTTTTGCCACTATTGTTATTCCTAGGATTGGCAGTATTGAGCCTGGTGAAGCCAGTAATGGATACGTTACTAACGTGGAAGGAATTATTAATAGGATTAAACGTCAAGTCGAATTTTTAAGGGATAATGCCGAGGATGATTCTGAGCGGAAGAAAGCTAAAAACATGGTTAAAAAGCTTACAAAGGTTCTTATGGGTCAAGAAGAAATCACTATTAATCTAAATGATCCTAGCGGTAATTCTGCTATTATTAGTGATAAAACTGTTAAGAAATAA
- a CDS encoding RimK family alpha-L-glutamate ligase: protein MKAAIISQGSESSKWTYEAMKKYFEEVDEINVKNLELSISGSTAQILHKGEPLKKYDCIYAKGSFRYSQILRSLTSILHKECYMPIIPSAFTIAHDKLLTQLMMQQHSIPMPKTYISSTIDSARQLLSSLNYPIIMKFPQGTQGKGVMFADSYSSASSILDALSALKQSFIIQEYIDTGSTDLRAFVVGEKVVASMIRKGAKDEVRSNIHTGGTGEVIEIDEHTKQIAIKAAKAIGAEICGVDILQGYKGPLVIEANISPGLQGITKATKVDIADKIAKYLYEQTKHRKDNYNNKIKKEAMADINNESTIITNLDFRGSRILLPEMTSVISKIKSEDQIEITAKKDYVSLKKII from the coding sequence ATGAAAGCAGCAATAATAAGCCAAGGAAGCGAAAGTTCAAAATGGACATATGAGGCAATGAAGAAATACTTTGAAGAAGTAGATGAAATAAACGTAAAAAACCTAGAACTAAGCATATCAGGAAGCACAGCACAAATCTTACATAAAGGAGAACCTCTAAAAAAATATGATTGCATATACGCAAAAGGCTCATTTAGATATAGCCAAATATTAAGATCATTAACGTCTATATTACACAAAGAATGTTATATGCCAATAATACCTAGCGCGTTCACAATAGCACACGACAAATTATTAACTCAATTAATGATGCAACAACACAGCATACCTATGCCAAAAACATACATAAGTTCAACCATAGATTCAGCAAGACAATTATTATCAAGTCTTAATTATCCTATAATCATGAAGTTCCCACAAGGAACACAAGGAAAAGGAGTGATGTTTGCGGATTCATACAGCTCAGCATCATCTATTCTAGATGCGTTATCCGCATTAAAACAATCATTCATAATACAAGAATACATAGATACAGGCTCGACTGATTTAAGGGCATTCGTAGTGGGAGAAAAAGTCGTAGCTAGTATGATAAGAAAAGGAGCAAAAGACGAAGTAAGATCAAATATACATACAGGTGGAACAGGAGAAGTGATAGAAATAGATGAACACACAAAACAAATCGCGATAAAAGCAGCAAAAGCAATAGGTGCAGAAATATGCGGGGTAGATATATTACAAGGATACAAAGGACCCCTAGTAATAGAAGCAAATATTAGTCCAGGATTGCAAGGAATAACAAAAGCAACAAAAGTGGATATAGCTGACAAAATAGCCAAATATTTATATGAACAAACTAAGCATAGAAAAGACAATTATAATAATAAAATTAAAAAAGAAGCAATGGCTGACATAAACAACGAAAGTACAATAATAACTAATCTGGATTTTAGAGGATCAAGAATATTATTGCCTGAAATGACTTCAGTAATATCAAAAATAAAATCAGAAGACCAAATAGAAATAACAGCAAAAAAAGACTACGTGTCCTTAAAAAAAATAATATAA
- a CDS encoding RimK/LysX family protein, whose translation MTKRTKEEQKIIIGPVENITINAKEKKGKYEGRVDTGAASSSIDARIVADLKLGPVLSVKTVRNAHGETLRPVVEAEIVLKKKKMTTIFTVADRSRMKYKVLIGRNILKQGFLIDVTK comes from the coding sequence ATGACAAAAAGAACCAAGGAAGAGCAAAAAATCATAATAGGTCCTGTTGAAAACATAACTATTAATGCTAAAGAAAAAAAAGGAAAATACGAAGGTAGAGTAGACACGGGAGCCGCCAGTAGCTCAATAGACGCCAGAATAGTGGCTGATTTAAAACTCGGACCAGTACTGAGTGTAAAAACAGTAAGAAATGCGCATGGAGAAACATTAAGGCCTGTAGTAGAAGCAGAAATAGTGTTAAAAAAGAAAAAAATGACGACTATATTCACAGTCGCGGATAGAAGCAGAATGAAATACAAAGTCCTAATAGGAAGAAACATATTAAAACAAGGATTCTTAATAGATGTGACAAAATGA
- a CDS encoding DUF1610 domain-containing protein has translation MVEKKCLSLNISVTNDRGSVSFMCPNCGDYEIVRSSKARKIASKYTCPKCGFVGPN, from the coding sequence ATGGTTGAAAAGAAATGTTTATCATTGAATATTAGTGTAACGAATGATAGGGGCTCTGTTTCTTTTATGTGTCCTAATTGTGGTGATTATGAAATAGTTAGGTCTTCAAAAGCTAGAAAAATAGCTTCTAAGTATACTTGTCCTAAGTGTGGCTTTGTAGGTCCTAATTAA
- a CDS encoding elongation factor 1-beta, whose amino-acid sequence MANAIVTVKIMPESPEVDLASLTEEVKKKIADFAGEGDTREEIEPVAFGLKALKITFVMDESMGSPEPVEKEIEALKGVNSVEVIDVRRAIG is encoded by the coding sequence ATGGCTAATGCAATTGTTACTGTAAAAATTATGCCTGAGTCTCCAGAAGTTGATTTAGCTTCTTTGACTGAGGAAGTTAAAAAGAAGATCGCTGATTTCGCTGGTGAAGGTGATACTCGTGAAGAGATTGAACCTGTAGCTTTTGGTCTTAAGGCTTTAAAAATTACTTTCGTTATGGATGAATCCATGGGTAGTCCTGAACCTGTTGAGAAAGAAATTGAAGCTCTTAAAGGTGTTAATTCCGTTGAAGTTATTGATGTTAGACGAGCTATCGGATAA
- a CDS encoding tRNA (guanine(26)-N(2))-dimethyltransferase, with protein sequence MKKVTEGKTKICVETQQVVNKKMPSFYNPVMTTNRDFTLLVLNALEKKELTIIDPLAGTGIRSLRILKELKPEKTKKIVINDIKKGFKEKLEQNLELNKLSKEKIIIRNEDANKVLNTEGHFDYVDIDPFGTPNPFLDSAIRALNRNAILGVTATDTSALCGSYSSACKRKYWAEPLRNELMHEFATRILIRKVQLIGAQHEKALTPLVSYATDHYIKIFFESQNNKTKTDEILKKHELYKEKGPIWTGIINNHEFIKKMLNQNLEINKKTLKLLKILEEESTIQEPFFYDLHEIASQQKTKTIPRKEQLIQELQKTGYEATRTHFNENAIKTNASKKELIKKFKKIIR encoded by the coding sequence ATGAAAAAAGTAACCGAGGGAAAAACCAAGATATGTGTGGAAACACAACAAGTAGTAAATAAAAAAATGCCCTCGTTCTACAACCCAGTCATGACTACTAACAGAGACTTCACTTTATTAGTTCTAAACGCGTTAGAAAAAAAAGAACTAACAATAATAGATCCCCTAGCAGGAACTGGAATAAGATCACTAAGAATACTAAAAGAACTAAAACCAGAAAAAACAAAAAAAATAGTGATAAATGACATAAAAAAAGGATTCAAAGAGAAACTAGAACAAAACTTAGAATTAAACAAATTAAGTAAAGAAAAAATAATAATAAGAAATGAAGACGCAAATAAAGTTCTAAACACAGAAGGACACTTTGATTACGTAGACATAGACCCTTTCGGAACACCCAATCCTTTTCTAGATTCAGCAATAAGAGCCTTAAACAGAAACGCGATCCTAGGAGTAACAGCCACAGATACTTCTGCACTATGCGGAAGCTACTCGAGCGCGTGCAAAAGAAAATACTGGGCAGAACCCTTAAGAAACGAGTTAATGCATGAATTCGCAACTAGAATACTAATACGCAAAGTACAACTAATAGGTGCACAACACGAAAAAGCACTCACTCCATTAGTTTCATATGCAACTGATCACTACATAAAAATATTCTTCGAATCACAAAACAACAAAACAAAAACAGATGAAATACTAAAAAAACATGAATTATACAAAGAAAAAGGACCTATATGGACAGGCATAATAAATAATCATGAATTCATAAAAAAAATGCTTAATCAAAACTTAGAGATAAACAAAAAAACCCTTAAACTATTAAAAATACTAGAAGAAGAATCAACAATACAAGAACCTTTCTTCTATGATTTACATGAAATTGCGAGTCAACAAAAAACCAAAACAATACCGCGAAAAGAACAACTAATACAAGAACTACAAAAAACAGGATACGAAGCAACAAGAACTCATTTCAACGAAAACGCAATAAAAACAAATGCGTCAAAAAAAGAATTAATAAAAAAATTTAAAAAAATTATCCGATAG